A window of Strigops habroptila isolate Jane chromosome 5, bStrHab1.2.pri, whole genome shotgun sequence genomic DNA:
tcatcatcaccaccaccaccacggcgaggggctgctggaggagcgCTTCGCCGACTTCAGCCCGTTCCCCGGTCGCGGCGGTCCCGCCGCCGTAGTGTTGGACTGCTCGGGGGAGCTGCCGGTCCGGGAGGGCTCCGGCCGGGCGTGGGGCGGTGTGGTGGTGGCGGGGCGGCTGCCGGCGCACCCGCGGGCCGCCTCCCGCCTGCTCAAGCCCGAGCTGCAGGTCTGCGTCTTCTGCCGGAACAACAAGGAGGCCGTAGCCCTCTACACCACCCATATCCTCAAGGGACCCGACGGCCGCGTCCTCTGCCCGGTGCTGCGCCGCTATACCTGCCCCCTCTGCGGCGCCAGCGGCGACAATGCCCACACCATCAAGTACTGTCCCCTCTCCAAAATGCAGGCGGCCCGGCAGCTCAAACACGCCCGGACCGCGCTGGGCAAGAAGGGCCGTTAGGTACCGGGACCCCTGCGGCTGCCTCCCGCTCCTGCCCGTTGGGGTTTTGGTCTCTGGAGTGTCCCCCCCTCACACGTCGGTGTATTGAAGGCCGGGCCGGGGTCGGTGCGCGCTGGTCGGTGCGGAGCCcggcgcggggccgcggggATCGCGCAGCGTAGACGCACTGTGTTTGGttattgtaaggaaaaaaaaaaaatatatatatatgtgattTTTACGGAAACGGAGTTACGGGGAGATCTAactgggaaagggaggagggagcccCGTCCCGAACCGCTCCGTGCCGTCGGGGGTCCGGCTGGTGCTGCGCCGTGGGGacgggaggggagggaaggagggagagctgTTACGGTGCCTGCGAATAGCCGGGTGTTTAAGGTACAACACCCTTCGGGTCTGGAAGTAAACAACCGAGCAATTCCCTTTGCCGATCTTAAAAACCGGGAAGCAAATCGTCGTCAAATCTGCGCTCGCTAATTAAACACACCGTTTCCTTCCCGGAATGGGCACATCCCTCCTGGCATGGTGGGAGAGCAGCGCCACGGCCCCCCTCGAGCCGTTCCACTCGTGAGTCCCTGTGTGTGGTGTGCGGCTTTAGGGAAGGTCTGAGGGGAGAAAGCATCGAAGTGCATGTTTGGAAGCGTAATGACTGTGGGCTGAGGGGCAAACTGAGCCCTCTCTGCCGAAGGAAAGGCGTTAAGAATGGCAGGGACCGAGCTTTGACGCAGCTTGTTTGTGGTGGAGAGCAGGGCGGTGATGGGAATCCTCTGGGCAAAGCAGAAACCTGTGCCTGTAGGAGAGGGGTGGAAAGGGAGGTCGCATGTTTTCAGAGTTGAGAGGATGTGGCGTTAACTCATTGCAAGGTGGAAAGGATCTACCCGTGGGGTAAACAGATCTCCTTAACACTATGTAGACTATACAAAACATGAGATGGATGCTGAAGACCTGGACCCCAGGTGATGGCAGCTCCTTGGTAACAAGTACCAGACATGGCTGCATTGCTTCTGACCCTTGAGAGAtcagaaattgcttttattgtgaggcagaggcaggacagggagcagcagcagcaggtttgtgGTTTGCTTGGGAGCCCTCCGGAGCTGGAAGGCTGGTGCCTGAGTTCCCAGCACGAACTGGGTTACTAAAGCTGTAGTTGGCTTTACCAATGCCTGGGACAtgggggggagctggggctggggggctgccCTGCTAAAAGCAATGGGGTGGAGAGAGGCTTGTGCAGGGTCTGCAGGGGCATAACCAGGAGGGTGAGAAGGGAGACAGGTCCTAACGGAGCTGGGAGAGTGAGGAGTGACGTGGATTCCTTTAGATAAGCTGCTCAGTGGGGTGGGAGATGGGGGCAGAAGAGCGGAGTCAAAACATGCACAGGGCGGGTTGGGGAGGAGGCCCAGGGTTCATTATTCAC
This region includes:
- the NANOS1 gene encoding nanos homolog 1 gives rise to the protein MEAFPGGKLEQHRHLPAVECLPGARYGGRSHSACGNVFNSWNDYLGLATLITKAVRPGKGFGAESPSVVVAAAVPPAEEEEEEEEEEEEAAGPYFEGALDLHDLDLCGHHHHHHHHHHGEGLLEERFADFSPFPGRGGPAAVVLDCSGELPVREGSGRAWGGVVVAGRLPAHPRAASRLLKPELQVCVFCRNNKEAVALYTTHILKGPDGRVLCPVLRRYTCPLCGASGDNAHTIKYCPLSKMQAARQLKHARTALGKKGR